The sequence TCGTTCAAACTTCGCCAGGCACTATGACCCCTCTCCCCTCACCCTTACTGCACCAGATTCATCCTTTTCTCCCCAGTTTCTATTTTCCCATCATACACCAACATTTTTATCTCCTCTGCTTCTACTCCCCCTGTGTACGCACTAACCCCAGCCTTTCCGTCTTTTCTGTTTAAATTGTATAATGTTTGTGGATTCCTATTGATAATAGCAGCAATCAGTATTTACTTTCATACCATTTTACTCCATTCCCTTTAGATAGTACGACCGTCTGACTGGGTCCCCCTCCACATTTTTTCCTGTGCGATTAACTTGCTTATTTTGCAATTACTTTTATATCTTGCTCACATATTGTACAATCTTgtattataataacaataataagatGAAACTTATTACTGATCCTAATTGTTTTTCATCCACTTGAAAAACTCATCTTCACGTTTTGCAACTACCCATATACACAGCTTTCATACCTAGATCTGGGGTGGTGGTCGTAAATCACATACATTGagctgacaaataataataataccttatTGAACTACACTACACGTATGTTTTGTTCCATGCACACTAAAGTGAAATAAGACGACAAAGTATAAAATGGTTGTTACCACCTATCCAACTACCAAAACTCCAGCGCCCCCTGCAGGATGAAGACAGTACTTCAATGGGGAATTCTTTCAAACGTTGTTGTGGAAGGacgctaaaaaaaaaaccacagattAGTATATGCTCTGTTATTTAAATACTAGGCAATGGAGCATCTTTCACAGTATGGTACAAAGTATAAAATTAATAGTTTGCACTAGTAGTTTCCCTGTAAGAATCTGACCCATCACTTGTTGTATATTACCGAGTCTGTGattgaagaaggaaaaaaatggCAGTGGTACCAAGGTATCTGGTTTATGAACCAGGTTTATGAACCAGGTGATTTCATgtgctttttaactttttaaaaggcAAGCATGAACACAAAGATGTGAAACGCGTTGAATTTTTGTTTCTGAATCTCAAAGGGCTGTGGACTCcttaaaagaaaatagaattaAAAGAGTTACTGTATACCTGATCCCCTCCTTCTCTAGAGTAAGGTTGACCCAAATCCAGATATTGCCAATGTTCTGTTACCGTGGAGAGGATGTACAGATCTGCGCTTAACGTCACTGTTTACCTGTCAGAACACGGCCCCTCAGCAAACACATTAATCCACCCTAGTGTCAGCGTGCGATTTACTTAGCTAGATGCGTTCTATTTGCACACTTGAAATTTATGAGCTAAGAGCTCGAGCTGAACGTAATGCTCTTTCATGACTCAAACATTGTAAACTGCTTAAAAACGGTGCTAAAATCTAATGTGAATGCCAGATTAAAGTTGCCAGGCGTTTATGATtcacattcattatttttttgtgccAGTGCGGTTGGCATTATGCCCTGAGTAGATTCATCTGTCCATAATGAGACTTTAAACTGTTTAGCAGCATTTGTGAAAACAGAAAACAGCCATGAAACATTCTATAAAACCTCTTAAATCTACCCTTACGTCTACAAGCGGAAAACAAATggtgatttatttactaaattgaggccAAATAATATAAAACTGTTCTCAAAATTAGGCcttgattttttaaaatatcaaataataCATCGTATTAAAAAAATCTAGCAAAAAATATATCAACGAAAAAAATATGTCAATGTATCAAAAAATATCAGAATATTACAACATTAACATGAAAtcaagttttgtattcctaatttttcttctctgtttatttttattttttattatgacaCACTTTTTTGCCTCGTCACACAATGGGTATTTAATTACCATTATTTAATCGGATTACTGTGTGCTTTATCTTTCAACATTCTTTATCTTACTCTTTCTTTACCTTTCAAATTGTCTCTTCTCATTTCTATAtcactttattttattgaatgtGCTTCCTCTGTCCACTTCATGTACCCTTTAATTTATCTGAAGGTTTGTACTGTCGCTATACCTTTAAATGTACAGTACTCAGTCAGAAACAAAGTGTGATTTAAAGGGCCCTGAATGCAATTAATCTGTCATTTAGCAGTTATGCCTAATAAACGCTATTTGCTAATAAAAGGGAACAATGACAAATGTTAGCAATGTCAGGATAGATGGATTAGATATTAATTTAGCCTCCACTTAAGAGACACCCCGTGCGATTCAATCTTACACCTCACACAGGAAGTGCGTGTCATTCCCTGTAGACCTGATTGAGCACGCAATTAGAAGGGAACGTTCAGAGCACTTTACGTCTGTCAGTGATAATGCACAGAGTAGATTAAGTTGCAGATCTGACAGAGTATTCAATTTCTTCTTCTGGTGACATTTCCTGTACATGTAACTGGGGCACTTGGACAGGACGAGTGGGTTTTGCAAACGTTGTAAACTGAGACACGCTACGACATTAAACGGGCAATATAGCAATGTCCTTTGCATAGTTTATGGTGCAGGGTGGTCCCACATCCCTGTCTCCCCGGAGTATAATAACTGCTAATACAACAGGCCTTCCAACTGTCCACAGGACAGCCTCCATTTTCTAGATGACTGAGTTatgctataaggttatggtgtaaggaggtcccctgtctccccgcacacagtgtgttataactgcagctataaggttatggtgtaaggaggtcccctgtctccccgcacacagtgtattataactgcagctataaggttatggtgtaaggaggtcccctgtctccccgcacacagtgtattataactgcagctataaggttatggtgtaaggaggtcccctgtctccccgcacacagtgtgttataactgcagctataaggttatggtgtaaggaggtcccctgtctccccgcacacagtgtattataactgcagctataaggttatggtgtaatgaggtcccctgtctccccgcacacagtgtgttataactgcagctataaggttatggtgtaatgaggtcccctgtctcccccgcacaccgtgtattataactgcagctataaggttatggtgtaatgaggtcccctgtctcccccgcacaccgtgtattataactgcagctataaggttatggtgtaaggaggtcccctgactccccgcacacagtgtattataactgcagctataaggttatggtgtaatgaggtcccctgtctccccgcacacagtgtgttataactgcagctataaggttatggtgtaatgaggtcccctgtctccccgcacacagtgtattataactggagctataaggttatgatgtaaggaggtcccctgtctccccgcacacagtgtattataactgcagctataaggttatggtgtaaggaggacccctgtctccccgcacacagtgtattataactgcagctataaggttatggtgtaaggaggacccctgtctccccacacacagtgtattataactgcagctataaggttatggtgtaaggaggacccctgtctccccacacacagtgtgttataactgcagctataaggttatggtgtaaggaggtcccctgtctccccgcacacagtgtattataactgcagctataaggttatggtgtaaggaggtcccctgtcttcctgcacacattgtattataactgcagctataaggttatggtgtaaggaggttccctgtctccccgcacacagtgtattataactgcagctataaggttatggtgtaaggaggacccctgtctccccgcacacagtgtattataactgcagctataaggttatggtgtaaggaggtcccctgtctccccgcacacagtgtgttataactgcagctataaggttatggtgtaaggaggacccctgtctccccacacacagtgtattataactgcagctataaggttatggtgtaaggaggtcccctgtctccccgcacacagtgtgttataactgcagctataaggttatggtgtaaggaggacccctgtctccccacacacagtgtattataactgcagctataaggttatggtgtaaggaggtcccatgtctccccgcacgcagtgtattataactgcagctataaggttatggtgtaaggtggTCCTTTGTCTCCTAGTTTTGTGATTTGGGTAATAAAAAACAAACcttcaagaaaaagaaaaaaaaatcaaaataacacAATGCAGGATAAATCaggtttaaaaccaaaatgtattatgCAAAATATATTACTCTATATTAGTTTAAAAAtcagtttttagtttttataaatTGAATGTTCTTGATTCCAAATTGCttgttaaaaatatttaaatctgtGAAAATGTGTCTGACTACTCAAATCTCATCTGAATTATTGAATTACTGACTAAAAacgaaataataatgaaattaaaaaaaataatatcaaaatataatCTGCCATAAAATGAACTAAACTGTGTCTTTCAAGCACACAGACAGCAGATACGGTttgtaggaataaaaaaaaaaatgcaggttaCAAAAGTGTAATCTAAACAATATAGCGGtaatattaaacaaataaactcTATGATATTCTACGTCACAAAAACACAAGCAAACAAGGtttgtttttagatttatttaataaaagtggcctttcattatttttttttaacttgatcTAATATTTACATCAACATTTCACAttctatattttgatattaattaaagaattaaGAATCCAGTACCCAGGGGACTGTCTTTTCAACCAAAAGCACTTTAACATATTGCTCTGGTACGAAAATAGCAACATTTGTTTTGTGAATTGGGAGTTCCAGGAACTGGAAAGGGGCACAGAGAGACCTGACTATAATATGCGAGACAGATTGAAATGGCCACACTATTTTGATGGGTAAAGGGCTAAAATCCTTTGACCAAGTAAATACAAAGTAGCAGCAGATGACATGGGTGAAGACCCttttggtattaaaaaaaaaaaagtagagtaGAGAACCTAGCTACTCAACAAAACATATTGACTGTTTTTCTCCCAAATCCCTGTGTATCTGTAAAAGCAAATAGAGAACTATTAAAGCACTGGGTTGTTGTTGGGTTTTTATGCGGGGGGGTGGGGGCGGGTTTAGCTTTTAGGCCACAGAACAGCTGAtgaagtaaatacaaataaatagaagATTGGCAAGATGCTATGACATCACAATAAGTCCAGTGACATGGAATATGATGTCAGGGAAACCGCAAAaatgaacagtttttttttctcttttcactacCATACCCAGAATGTAGTAGACTCCACGCTCCCCTCTCTTTCTGAACTGATGTGTCTCAGTTATCATCATAAAAGGAGAGcactctaaaaaatattctgttaCAATCAAAATAAAAAGACAGTGTAGACTGCAATCATTAAGAGTTCACGGGACCGACTAGCTTTAAGTTACTGCATTCCAAGAGATCAATTAACACCTATCACAGTTTTTCATGTCTTGAATCATTTGTACACATGGGTTTCATCACCCAGTATGTTAATTATTCTAAAAGTGCTATAAAGGAGATTATTTTTTTGCAGTCAAACCATCCTCTAGTGTCTCCTCTTTGCTGGTCATATCATGGAGACTGGGTGGTATCTTCTGACATGGACAACAGGAGTGGCAGCACTTTTTGAAAAGGTTTCTCCATAGTTCAGTGTACTGTTGGTGGCTGAGACCCAATATAATAGGGATGACTGCTGCACTGCCACTTCCCACGGTGGTCACAGTTAGGATTATCCACCAGCTGATCTCATATTTCTCCATGGccaacactgagacctggagaaACGCAATGTAAGGAACCCAACATATCAGAAATGTCAATGAGACAATAGCAATGCACTTGGCATAACGTATGTCCATCTGGTGCTCCAGGTCCGCCCCTGCTCCCCTCTGGACCGATCGATGGAGTTTCTTAATGTCTTTCAACTGCCTCCTGGCTACAGAAAGCACTTTGATCGTGATGAAGCTGATTGCCAAGATGGCTGGGATGACAACACCATAGGTTTCCAAATAAATGTATTCTTTTGTGAAGACATGTCTATAGGAACAGGTGCCGTTGTCCCCCCAGTTGTTCCATCCCATCATGGGCAAGCAAGAAAAAGCAAAAGGCAACGTCCAGACCAAGATCAAGGAGAATGGAACACAGCGATGGAGCCAAATACTCCGATAGTGCAATGGGTATATGATACACAGGTACTTCTCATAGTGGACCATCAACAGGTTGGTCAGGAaggaaaggaaaaagaagttggGTGAAACAAAGAAGGCCATGCATGGAAAGTAATACAACTCCTTGTTGAACCTCATTTTTGGAATAAAGGGCAGTGCTACTCCAGTGAAGAAATCCGCAAACAGCAGACTTAGAAAGAAGTAGTGCGTTGTGTTGTGTAGTTTACGGTTGAAGACAATCCCAACAATGATGAAGAGATTGGAGATGATGATGAAGGCAGACAGAGGGCTGGAGAGAAGCATGATAAGATCCCGCTGGTATTCATAGTCCTGGGCGGAGTTGTTCAAGGCCatagctcagttggttaatgAGCGGATGGTGTCCATACTGAGGGCACTGGATACATCCTTCTTTTGAGAAGGGAAGGAAGACACAGCTCTCATCAATGGAGGTCAATGAAGTCAAAGAGgctataacaaaaataaacacacatgAGACTTTTAAATTATGCTGATGATCATCGTTTTAGATTTTATGTAAAAGGAAATATTGCagcaaatatttaatttttttctgtctgacatatggcacaatggttaatttaacaaaaaaattattatggaTCTTACTTGCAGCCTTACAtttttatgttaatgtttatgtttgtCCGTTATCAAAAGCCACTAACCTCTGCCAAACAACAAAACGTTAAACTGAAAGAAAGGTTTTGGTTGAATTACTAGGATATTGAGCATTTAGGGTAAGGCAATTAATGATGCTTAGGGATAGGAAGTCAAACACAGGAATTCTACAAGTCAGGGGGTAgagtccattattattattttttgtggtaTGATATAAAATCTCAAAAATAGAATGTAGCaattcctctttaaccccttaaggacacatgacatgtgtgacatgtcatgattcccttttattccagaagtttggtccttaaggggttaaaatcattgCTCCCTTTTAAAATGAATTGATTAAAATCCGGTCAGATTAATGGCATTTCACCGTGCTGGTGTTTGTATTTTAGAGGTAATTAGATCATTTGATGAATTATATGTGGACACGTATGTTTCTCTATTTCTAGGTACAGAAGATCAGACAGACTGTATAATTATCTCATATAGATTTATAATGAGCCGTCGAAGACCTGAGAATACAGAATA is a genomic window of Pelobates fuscus isolate aPelFus1 chromosome 8, aPelFus1.pri, whole genome shotgun sequence containing:
- the GPBAR1 gene encoding G-protein coupled bile acid receptor 1, whose translation is MALNNSAQDYEYQRDLIMLLSSPLSAFIIISNLFIIVGIVFNRKLHNTTHYFFLSLLFADFFTGVALPFIPKMRFNKELYYFPCMAFFVSPNFFFLSFLTNLLMVHYEKYLCIIYPLHYRSIWLHRCVPFSLILVWTLPFAFSCLPMMGWNNWGDNGTCSYRHVFTKEYIYLETYGVVIPAILAISFITIKVLSVARRQLKDIKKLHRSVQRGAGADLEHQMDIRYAKCIAIVSLTFLICWVPYIAFLQVSVLAMEKYEISWWIILTVTTVGSGSAAVIPIILGLSHQQYTELWRNLFKKCCHSCCPCQKIPPSLHDMTSKEETLEDGLTAKK